In Astatotilapia calliptera chromosome 23, fAstCal1.2, whole genome shotgun sequence, a genomic segment contains:
- the xkr6a gene encoding XK-related protein 6 yields MAAQSDGGKAGVGCGGGGGFAQLYDVDAEEPLDSAAIHICQCCRSSACYWGCRSACLGSLLGGSPPAGGVGIRETHCPPREQLWLDCLWIILALLVFFWDVGTDLCLAMDYYQRQDYLWFGLTLFFVLVPSVLVQILSFRWFVQDYTGGGLGEVEGLTKRGTVVLGCLYPGRDRLQLATIWLWQATIHILQLGQVWRYIRTLYLGVMSRRQKEHQRRWYWAMMFEYADVNMLRLLETFLESAPQLVLQLCIMIQENRAETLQCISSLASLLSLAWVLASYHKLLRDSRDDQRSMSYRGALLHLFWRLFTIFSRVLSLALFASLFHIYFGIFVVLHWCAMAFWVVHGGTDFCMSKWEEVLFNMVVGIVYIFCWFNVKEGRTRYRMVAYYTVVLAENSILTGLWYAYRDPVLTDSYAVLALCSVYLTFAGGVLVMLLYYGFLHPATAHLQPSPASSCCAQLLWGLPLPPSAPPTAPPTPAHMAKSQTEEDVAETCLPVFQVRSAPPTSKPEGPLIKIDMPRKRYPAWDAHYVDRRLRRTINILQYITPAAVGIRYRDGPLLYELLQYESSL; encoded by the exons ATGGCCGCACAGTCCGACGGCGGCAAAGCCGGGGTCGGGTGCGGCGGCGGCGGGGGTTTCGCCCAGCTCTATGATGTTGACGCCGAGGAGCCTCTGGACTCCGCGGCGATCCACATCTGTCAGTGCTGCCGCTCTTCCGCTTGCTACTGGGGCTGCCGCTCAGCTTGCCTCGGCTCTCTGCTCGGCGGGAGTCCGCCTGCCGGAGGGGTCGGCATCCGGGAGACTCACTGCCCGCCCCGGGAGCAGCTGTGGCTGGACTGCCTCTGGATCATCCTTGCCCTCCTTGTCTTCTTCTGGGACGTCGGCACGGACCTGTGCCTGGCGATGGACTACTACCAGAGGCAGGACTACCTCTGGTTCGGCCTCACTCTTTTCTTCGTACTGGTGCCCTCGGTACTGGTCCAGATTCTGAGTTTCCGATGGTTCGTGCAGGACTACACCGGCGGGGGGCTCGGGGAGGTCGAGGGGCTGACCAAGCGGGGCACGGTGGTTCTGGGGTGCCTGTATCCTGGAAGGGACCGCCTGCAGCTGGCCACTATCTGGCTGTGGCAGGCCACCATACACATCCTCCAGCTGGGACAAGTGTGGAG GTACATCAGGACGCTGTACCTAGGCGTCATGTCGCGTCGGCAGAAGGAGCACCAGCGGCGCTGGTACTGGGCCATGATGTTCGAGTACGCTGACGTCAACATGTTGCGTTTGCTGGAAACGTTTCTGGAGTCGGCGCCTCAGTTGGTCCTGCAGCTCTGCATCATGATCCAGGAGAACCGAGCTGAGACGCTACAGT GCATTTCCTCCTTAGCCTCCCTCCTGTCTCTCGCCTGGGTTCTGGCCTCCTACCACAAACTGCTCCGAGACTCTCGTGACGACCAGCGCAGCATGAGTTACCGCGGGGCGCTGCTGCACCTCTTCTGGCGCCTCTTCACCATCTTCTCCCGCGTCCTCTCGCTCGCCCTCTTTGCCTCCCTCTTCCACATCTACTTCGGCATCTTCGTGGTGCTCCACTGGTGCGCCATGGCCTTCTGGGTGGTGCACGGAGGCACTGATTTCTGCATGTCCAAGTGGGAGGAGGTGCTCTTCAACATGGTGGTCGGCATTGTCTACATCTTCTGCTGGTTCAACGTGAAAGAGGGTCGGACGCGATACAGGATGGTGGCGTACTACACCGTGGTGCTGGCCGAGAACAGCATCCTGACCGGGCTGTG GTATGCCTACAGAGATCCAGTGCTGACCGACTCCTATGCCGTCCTGGCACTGTGCAGCGTCTACCTGACATTCGCAGGGGGCGTCCTGGTCATGCTGCTGTACTACGGTTTCCTCCATCCTGCCACTGCCCACCTCCAGCCAAGTCCCGCCTCATCCTGCTGTGCCCAACTGCTCTGGGGTCTCCCTCTCCCCCCGTCAGCCCCACCCACAGCCCCTCCCACACCAGCCCACATGGCCAAGTCACAGACGGAAGAGGATGTGGCCGAGACGTGTCTTCCCGTCTTCCAGGTGAGGTCTGCGCCCCCCACTTCCAAGCCCGAGGGCCCGCTTATAAAGATCGACATGCCCAGGAAGCGTTACCCAGCATGGGATGCCCACTATGTAGACAGGCGCCTGCGGAGGACTATAAACATCCTGCAGTACATAACGCCAGCCGCTGTGGGCATCCGCTATCGTGATGGACCCCTCCTGTATGAACTGTTGCAGTATGAGTCCTCactctga